Proteins encoded together in one Scytonema millei VB511283 window:
- a CDS encoding chorismate lyase: MTATYNFTDKQALPKCWYRLSPIWEGDENAIQPGLPHSRLAPAWQLLLLGDGSPTRHLQLLTGEPTEVDVIDMSVIGMDLDDAPSIIEAVPGPRLRRQVWLRKQSGQRLAYAASWWEASHVDEYLQNRSLPIWASLARLRTELYRDVQGVYYGHSEALEAGFQHQGPFWGRHYLFWHHGKPLTLIYEVFSPYLTKYLGLTQVD; encoded by the coding sequence TTGACTGCGACTTATAACTTTACAGATAAGCAGGCACTACCCAAGTGTTGGTATCGTCTCTCACCCATCTGGGAAGGCGATGAGAACGCTATACAACCAGGCTTGCCTCATTCTCGTCTTGCTCCGGCTTGGCAATTACTTTTATTGGGTGATGGTTCTCCGACGCGCCATTTACAGCTATTAACTGGGGAACCTACGGAAGTTGATGTAATCGATATGTCGGTAATTGGCATGGATTTAGATGATGCACCTAGTATCATCGAAGCTGTCCCAGGACCGAGATTGAGACGACAAGTGTGGTTGAGGAAACAATCGGGTCAGCGTTTGGCATATGCTGCATCTTGGTGGGAAGCCAGCCACGTAGATGAATATTTACAAAATCGTTCTTTACCAATTTGGGCTAGTTTGGCACGTTTGCGGACTGAGTTGTATCGGGACGTGCAAGGAGTTTATTACGGTCACTCAGAGGCATTAGAAGCAGGTTTTCAACACCAGGGACCATTTTGGGGTCGTCACTATTTGTTCTGGCATCATGGCAAGCCGTTGACGCTGATTTATGAGGTGTTTTCGCCTTATTTAACAAAATATCTAGGGTTGACGCAAGTAGATTGA
- the accC gene encoding acetyl-CoA carboxylase biotin carboxylase subunit produces MRFDKILIANRGEIALRILRTCEEMGIATIAVHSTVDRDALHVQLADEAVCIGEAPSSKSYLNVPSIIAAALTRNATAIHPGYGFLAENAKFAEICADHQLAFIGPTPEAIRAMGDKSTAKETMIAAGVPTIPGSDGLVRDEKEARAIARQIGYPVMIKATAGGGGRGMRLVRSDEDLGRLFLAAQGEAEAAFGNPGLYVEKFVDRPRHIEFQILADSYGNVVHLGERDCSIQRRHQKLLEEAPSPALTPELREKMGTAAVMAAKSINYIGAGTVEFLLSQTGEFYFMEMNTRIQVEHPVTEMITGLDLIAEQIRVAQGESLQFTQEQIKLRGHAIECRINAEDPDRDFRPAPGRISGYLAPGGPGVRMDSHVYTDYRIPPYYDSLIGKLIVWGPDRPTAIRRMRRALREFALTGVPTTIGFHQRILDTPEFLKAEVYTNFVEQVMLKK; encoded by the coding sequence ATGCGCTTTGACAAAATTCTGATTGCTAACCGAGGGGAAATCGCCCTGAGAATTCTCCGTACTTGTGAAGAAATGGGAATTGCGACGATCGCGGTACACTCAACTGTAGACCGCGACGCGCTCCACGTCCAATTAGCTGATGAAGCGGTTTGTATTGGCGAAGCTCCCAGTAGCAAAAGTTATCTCAACGTCCCTAGTATTATTGCCGCAGCTTTGACGCGCAACGCGACTGCCATCCATCCTGGCTATGGCTTTTTAGCGGAAAATGCGAAATTTGCGGAAATTTGTGCCGACCACCAGCTTGCCTTTATTGGACCAACCCCAGAAGCAATTCGAGCTATGGGCGATAAATCCACAGCGAAGGAAACGATGATCGCGGCAGGAGTCCCTACCATCCCTGGGAGTGATGGATTAGTCAGAGATGAAAAAGAAGCACGAGCGATCGCGCGTCAAATTGGCTACCCAGTCATGATTAAAGCCACTGCTGGGGGTGGTGGCAGGGGAATGCGTCTGGTTCGCAGCGATGAAGACTTAGGGCGATTATTTTTAGCGGCTCAAGGAGAAGCAGAAGCCGCCTTTGGCAACCCTGGTCTGTATGTTGAGAAATTTGTCGATCGCCCGCGCCATATTGAGTTTCAAATCTTAGCAGATAGCTACGGCAATGTCGTCCACTTGGGGGAACGAGACTGTTCGATCCAGCGCCGCCATCAAAAGCTATTAGAAGAAGCTCCCAGCCCTGCTTTAACCCCCGAATTACGGGAGAAGATGGGAACAGCCGCGGTAATGGCTGCAAAGTCGATTAATTACATCGGTGCGGGGACTGTAGAGTTTCTCCTGTCGCAAACCGGAGAATTTTACTTCATGGAAATGAATACGCGGATTCAAGTCGAGCATCCCGTGACGGAAATGATTACGGGACTGGACTTAATTGCCGAACAAATCCGCGTTGCCCAAGGCGAAAGCCTGCAATTCACTCAAGAGCAGATAAAATTGCGGGGACACGCAATTGAATGTCGGATTAATGCTGAAGATCCAGACCGAGATTTTCGTCCCGCGCCAGGACGAATCAGTGGCTATCTCGCCCCTGGAGGACCAGGAGTCAGGATGGATTCTCACGTTTACACCGATTATCGCATCCCGCCTTACTACGATTCTCTGATTGGTAAGCTGATTGTTTGGGGACCAGACCGTCCAACTGCAATTAGGCGAATGCGACGCGCCTTGCGGGAATTTGCCCTCACAGGCGTACCGACGACTATCGGCTTTCACCAACGGATTTTAGATACCCCAGAGTTTCTCAAGGCAGAGGTTTACACCAATTTTGTCGAGCAGGTGATGTTGAAGAAATAG